One genomic window of Tenacibaculum tangerinum includes the following:
- a CDS encoding S41 family peptidase, translating into MKVLLPLVKKPSLGEYPASAPLRFISNPFKIGKKNSNYFKGKIILLVNRQTGSMAEYFGMAIQQAPNCITIGEQTMGAVMNITSAILPDKQEFYFTGAGAFYPNGERVQRKGLHIDYFIKENTKNYDSQLYIDKAVKIIKSDN; encoded by the coding sequence ATCAAAGTATTACTTCCTTTAGTAAAAAAACCGTCTTTAGGAGAATATCCCGCTTCTGCACCTTTAAGATTTATTTCAAATCCATTCAAAATAGGAAAAAAGAACTCTAATTACTTTAAAGGCAAAATTATATTGCTTGTAAATAGACAAACAGGAAGTATGGCTGAATACTTTGGCATGGCAATACAACAAGCCCCAAATTGCATTACTATAGGAGAGCAAACTATGGGAGCAGTGATGAATATTACATCGGCTATATTGCCTGATAAACAAGAATTTTATTTCACTGGTGCTGGTGCCTTTTATCCAAATGGAGAGAGGGTACAAAGAAAAGGATTGCATATCGATTACTTCATAAAAGAAAACACAAAAAATTACGATTCTCAGTTATATATAGATAAAGCAGTAAAAATCATAAAAAGCGATAATTAA
- a CDS encoding S41 family peptidase, whose product MTKKLILLFLFPFTIYSQTKITETEKYKQVCLIWGLMKYHHPDVSRGIYNWDLELISLLNSIEDIVEQEELNKELNYFITKYDNSATEFKNISINIDSEKIFKKNFKYDWIDEFAFNQEIKTRLVKLKNNSNIGDYYASSSKLTKMISFENEKGFLNFNPLLKNHRLLELYSFWNIIQYWDVNKYLTDINWIDNLDELIKSFINDKSIKEYEVSKLHMLAMLNDSHSYKTSMYFYETLFRYSPSFGVKVINDSLLVTSVYNETLTEKNNIDLGEIIVKINDTSISDYINTNFSKLISTSNDTYLRYRLNHLILRSSVDSLRVHSLDINGNLKEKKLKLYKSFKRENYKSLIQPEKTNWKKITAKITYINLANITSKEFAKILKQNKTDDGIILDLRNYPRNLKLNDFSKHFYPEKKSLSKYYFL is encoded by the coding sequence ATGACTAAGAAACTAATCCTACTATTCTTATTTCCATTCACTATTTATTCTCAAACAAAGATTACTGAGACAGAAAAATATAAACAAGTATGTTTAATTTGGGGGTTAATGAAATACCACCATCCCGACGTAAGTAGAGGAATATATAACTGGGACTTAGAATTAATATCTTTATTAAACTCTATAGAGGATATTGTAGAACAAGAAGAATTAAATAAAGAACTAAATTATTTCATTACTAAATATGATAATTCAGCTACAGAATTTAAAAATATCTCTATTAATATTGATTCAGAAAAAATTTTTAAAAAGAATTTTAAGTATGATTGGATAGATGAGTTTGCTTTTAACCAAGAAATAAAAACAAGACTCGTAAAATTAAAAAACAATAGTAATATAGGAGATTATTATGCTTCTTCAAGTAAGTTAACTAAAATGATTTCGTTTGAGAATGAAAAGGGTTTTCTTAACTTCAATCCCCTATTGAAAAATCACAGACTACTGGAATTATATAGTTTTTGGAATATTATTCAATATTGGGATGTAAATAAATATTTAACCGATATAAACTGGATCGATAACTTAGATGAATTAATTAAAAGTTTTATAAATGATAAGAGTATTAAAGAATATGAAGTTTCGAAACTACATATGTTAGCTATGTTAAATGATTCGCATTCATACAAAACATCCATGTACTTTTACGAAACATTATTCAGGTATTCTCCTTCTTTTGGTGTAAAAGTAATTAATGACTCATTGCTTGTCACATCCGTATACAATGAAACACTAACAGAAAAAAACAATATTGATTTAGGAGAAATTATCGTAAAGATTAACGATACGAGCATATCAGACTACATAAACACTAATTTTTCGAAACTGATATCTACCTCTAATGATACATATTTAAGATACAGGCTAAATCATCTCATATTAAGAAGCAGTGTAGACTCTCTAAGAGTTCATTCTTTAGATATAAATGGTAATCTGAAAGAAAAGAAATTGAAATTATACAAATCCTTCAAGCGAGAAAACTATAAAAGTCTAATTCAACCAGAAAAAACAAATTGGAAAAAAATTACCGCGAAAATAACTTACATAAACCTAGCTAACATAACTTCTAAAGAATTTGCTAAAATCTTAAAACAAAATAAAACCGATGATGGTATTATATTAGATTTAAGAAATTATCCAAGAAACCTTAAACTTAATGATTTTTCTAAACATTTTTATCCCGAAAAAAAGAGTTTATCAAAGTATTACTTCCTTTAG
- the ctlX gene encoding citrulline utilization hydrolase CtlX produces the protein MQQTTNTILMVRPVNFRMNEETAVNNYYQQELSGIVPASINAKAQEEFDVFVQKLEAVGVEVVVVEDRKEPDTPDAIFSNNWISFHENGDVAIYPMFAENRRLERREDVLEVLEEKGFAIENVIDYSEAEEEAVFLEGTGSMVLDRQHRKAYCALSPRTDEELFIEFCEDFEYTPVIFTANQTAEGKRVPIYHTNVMMCVAETFAVVCLDAIDDKKEKKNLVKHLKSDGKEIVAISETQVSQFAGNMLQVTGLDDESYVVMSSSAFHSLKTNQIEVLKKHSKILHTPLKTIETYGGGSARCMMTEVFLPKTH, from the coding sequence ATGCAACAAACGACAAATACCATCTTAATGGTTCGTCCTGTAAACTTTAGGATGAATGAGGAAACAGCCGTAAATAATTATTATCAGCAAGAATTGTCAGGAATTGTACCAGCATCAATCAATGCGAAAGCACAAGAAGAATTTGATGTTTTTGTGCAGAAATTAGAGGCTGTTGGAGTAGAGGTTGTAGTGGTTGAAGATAGGAAAGAACCCGATACTCCCGATGCAATTTTTTCAAATAATTGGATTTCCTTTCACGAAAATGGCGATGTGGCTATCTACCCCATGTTTGCAGAAAATCGTCGTTTAGAGCGCAGGGAAGACGTGCTAGAAGTACTAGAGGAAAAAGGATTTGCAATCGAAAATGTAATAGACTATTCAGAGGCAGAAGAGGAAGCGGTTTTTTTAGAAGGAACAGGAAGTATGGTGTTAGATAGGCAGCACAGAAAAGCCTATTGTGCCTTGTCTCCTCGAACAGATGAAGAATTGTTTATAGAGTTTTGTGAGGATTTTGAATACACGCCTGTTATTTTTACTGCGAATCAAACAGCTGAGGGAAAAAGAGTTCCTATTTATCATACCAATGTAATGATGTGTGTTGCAGAAACATTTGCAGTGGTATGTTTAGACGCTATAGACGATAAAAAGGAAAAGAAAAATCTAGTAAAACACTTGAAGTCTGACGGAAAAGAAATTGTTGCCATTTCTGAAACACAAGTGAGTCAGTTTGCAGGAAATATGTTACAGGTTACAGGACTGGATGATGAAAGCTATGTAGTAATGAGTTCTTCTGCGTTTCATTCGTTAAAGACCAACCAAATTGAAGTCCTAAAAAAACACAGTAAAATACTTCACACTCCTCTGAAAACTATAGAAACCTATGGTGGTGGAAGTGCCCGTTGTATGATGACAGAGGTTTTCTTACCTAAAACTCATTAA
- a CDS encoding FAD-binding and (Fe-S)-binding domain-containing protein: protein MTQTTSLETFKKSLTGELFFDDLHKNIYATDASVYRKIPLAVAYPKNIQDIQLLIDFATKNKITLIPRTAGTSLAGQCVGDGIVVDVSKHFTNILAFDEIKKTITVEPGIIRDDLNRFLKPFGLFFGPNTSTSNRCMIGGMVGNNSSGSTSIRYGVTRDKVLAIQGLLSDGSEVTFAEMTSAEFHQKKIENSLEGTIYRAVYAELSQEAIQQEIKKEFPKESIHRRNTGYAVDEFLSSDLFGGTAPTINPAKFLSGSEGTLVFSTAITIQLDDLPPAHSIMVCPHFTSVNESLKATVTTMEHTLYACELMDKVILDCTKNNREQAKNRFFLQGDPEAVLMLEVSADTMEEAAVLADKLIEDLKANNFGYHYPKVYGEDIAKVHELRKAGLGLLGNIVGDDKAVACIEDTAVALEDLPAYIEEFTKIMDKYQQRAVYYAHAGAGELHLRPILNLKKKEDVVLFRKITTETAELVKKYQGSFSGEHGDGIVRAEFIPLMIGDKNYQLLRRIKKAFDPNNVFNKGKITDAFPMDENLRYEVDRNEPVIETLQDFSDSEGILKLAEKCNGSGDCRKSPEAGGTLCPSYRATRNEKETTRARANTLREVLTNNTAKNKFDSKELKEILDLCLSCKACASECPSNVDIASMKAEFLYQYQETNGYSFRSKLFANNAKYNKLGSKFPVLTNFFTNTTLAKKVMGVATQRSVPKLAKQPLRDWLKKHESKNSKRTLYLFNDEFTNYYDAEIGKDAVVVLEKLGYNVKTVTHEESGRSYISKGFLKEAKEIANKNISTFKELISEETPLIGIEPSAILTFRDEYLRIADDKEAAKKIAENCFTIEEFLATEHSQGNIDEQLFTTKAKTLKIHGHCHQKALSSTHAAFAMLNMPKNYKVTIMNTGCCGMAGSFGYEKEHYDVSMQVGEDTLFPKVRNCAADTEIVAAGTSCRHQIYDGTKRLAKHPVTILKEALL, encoded by the coding sequence ATGACACAAACAACATCACTAGAAACATTCAAAAAATCATTAACTGGCGAATTATTTTTTGACGACTTACATAAAAACATCTATGCGACCGATGCGTCGGTATATCGTAAAATTCCGTTAGCAGTTGCCTACCCAAAAAACATACAAGATATTCAGCTATTAATTGATTTTGCTACTAAAAATAAGATTACCCTAATTCCTCGTACTGCTGGAACTTCGTTAGCAGGACAGTGTGTGGGAGACGGTATTGTAGTAGACGTTTCGAAGCACTTTACCAACATATTGGCTTTTGACGAAATTAAGAAAACCATTACGGTAGAACCAGGAATTATTCGCGACGATTTAAACCGTTTCTTAAAACCCTTCGGCTTGTTTTTTGGTCCGAATACCTCAACTTCTAACCGTTGTATGATTGGCGGTATGGTGGGAAATAATTCTTCAGGAAGTACGTCAATTCGTTACGGAGTTACCCGCGATAAAGTACTTGCCATTCAAGGATTGCTAAGTGATGGTAGTGAAGTTACCTTTGCTGAAATGACCTCAGCAGAATTTCATCAAAAGAAAATAGAAAATTCGTTAGAAGGAACGATTTATCGTGCTGTGTATGCCGAACTTTCTCAAGAAGCCATTCAACAAGAAATCAAAAAGGAATTTCCGAAGGAAAGCATTCACCGAAGAAATACGGGCTATGCTGTTGATGAATTTTTAAGCTCTGATTTGTTTGGTGGAACAGCGCCTACTATCAATCCAGCAAAATTTTTATCAGGAAGTGAAGGAACTCTGGTGTTTTCAACAGCGATTACGATTCAGTTAGACGACCTACCCCCTGCGCACAGCATTATGGTATGTCCGCATTTTACCAGTGTAAACGAAAGCTTAAAAGCTACGGTAACCACTATGGAACATACGCTGTATGCCTGTGAGTTGATGGATAAAGTAATTTTAGATTGTACTAAAAACAACCGCGAACAAGCAAAAAACCGTTTCTTTTTACAGGGTGACCCCGAGGCGGTATTAATGCTAGAAGTTTCGGCAGATACTATGGAAGAAGCAGCGGTGTTAGCCGACAAACTCATTGAAGATTTAAAAGCGAATAACTTCGGATATCATTATCCAAAAGTATACGGAGAAGACATCGCTAAAGTGCATGAGCTACGAAAAGCTGGTTTAGGTTTGTTAGGAAACATTGTTGGAGATGATAAAGCTGTAGCTTGTATTGAAGATACTGCCGTAGCCTTAGAAGATTTACCTGCCTATATTGAGGAATTCACTAAAATTATGGACAAATACCAGCAACGAGCCGTATATTATGCACATGCAGGAGCTGGTGAGCTACATTTACGTCCTATTTTGAATTTAAAGAAAAAAGAAGATGTTGTACTCTTCAGAAAGATAACTACTGAAACTGCCGAGTTGGTCAAAAAATATCAAGGGTCGTTTAGTGGGGAGCATGGTGATGGTATTGTTCGTGCAGAGTTTATTCCGTTAATGATTGGTGATAAAAACTACCAACTATTACGAAGAATAAAAAAAGCATTTGACCCAAACAATGTATTTAACAAAGGGAAAATTACCGATGCTTTTCCGATGGATGAAAACTTACGATATGAGGTTGACAGAAACGAACCTGTTATTGAAACGCTTCAAGATTTTTCTGATAGTGAAGGTATTTTAAAACTAGCTGAAAAATGCAACGGTTCGGGCGATTGTCGTAAATCTCCTGAAGCAGGTGGAACCCTGTGTCCGAGTTACCGAGCTACTCGAAACGAAAAAGAAACGACCCGTGCTAGAGCTAATACTTTACGGGAGGTACTTACCAATAACACTGCTAAAAACAAGTTCGACTCTAAAGAGTTAAAAGAAATTCTCGACCTTTGTTTAAGCTGTAAAGCGTGTGCTAGTGAATGTCCGAGTAATGTAGATATTGCTTCGATGAAAGCAGAGTTCTTATACCAATATCAAGAAACAAACGGCTATTCTTTCCGCAGTAAATTGTTTGCTAACAATGCTAAGTATAATAAATTAGGAAGTAAGTTTCCTGTACTAACAAATTTCTTTACCAATACTACGTTGGCTAAAAAGGTTATGGGAGTTGCTACCCAACGTTCAGTTCCGAAGTTAGCAAAACAACCGTTGCGTGATTGGTTAAAAAAACATGAATCGAAAAATTCGAAAAGAACCCTGTATTTATTCAACGATGAATTTACCAACTACTACGATGCTGAAATAGGAAAAGATGCCGTTGTTGTATTGGAAAAATTAGGATATAACGTAAAAACAGTAACCCACGAAGAAAGCGGACGTAGTTATATATCGAAAGGGTTTTTAAAGGAAGCGAAAGAAATTGCGAATAAAAATATAAGCACTTTTAAGGAATTAATCTCTGAAGAAACCCCACTGATTGGAATAGAGCCTTCTGCTATTTTAACTTTTAGAGACGAGTACTTGCGAATCGCAGATGACAAAGAAGCTGCAAAGAAAATTGCTGAGAACTGTTTTACTATAGAAGAGTTTTTGGCTACCGAGCATAGCCAAGGAAATATTGATGAGCAATTATTTACTACCAAAGCGAAAACCTTAAAAATTCATGGGCATTGCCATCAAAAAGCCTTATCGAGTACCCACGCTGCTTTTGCGATGTTGAATATGCCTAAAAATTATAAAGTAACCATTATGAATACGGGTTGTTGTGGTATGGCAGGTTCATTTGGATACGAAAAAGAGCACTATGACGTAAGTATGCAGGTGGGTGAAGACACCTTGTTTCCGAAGGTTAGAAACTGTGCAGCTGATACAGAAATAGTAGCTGCTGGTACGAGTTGTCGCCATCAAATTTATGACGGAACAAAACGTTTGGCGAAACACCCTGTAACAATTTTAAAAGAAGCTTTACTATAA
- a CDS encoding Lrp/AsnC family transcriptional regulator gives MNNQFDYIDKQILSKLRSDARKAYSQIAEELKVSNSLIHQRIKKLTAEGVIKNAEFVLEEKSLGYKTKSYTGIRLQEARFAKEVMLELKKIPEITECNFVSGYYAIFVLIFARDNEHLQKILYDNVHLIKGVAGTDTFICFDTCFKRHIPIE, from the coding sequence ATGAATAATCAATTTGATTATATAGACAAGCAAATACTTTCAAAATTACGCTCAGACGCTCGTAAAGCCTATTCGCAAATAGCAGAAGAATTGAAGGTTTCAAACTCGTTAATTCATCAGCGCATTAAAAAATTAACCGCAGAAGGAGTAATTAAGAATGCAGAGTTTGTTTTAGAGGAAAAAAGCTTAGGTTATAAAACCAAATCGTATACAGGTATTCGGCTTCAAGAAGCTCGTTTTGCAAAAGAGGTAATGCTTGAATTGAAAAAAATTCCTGAAATAACCGAATGTAATTTTGTTTCTGGTTATTATGCTATTTTTGTTTTAATCTTTGCTAGAGACAATGAACATTTACAAAAAATATTATACGACAACGTACATTTAATTAAAGGAGTGGCAGGAACCGATACGTTTATTTGTTTCGACACCTGCTTTAAACGTCATATACCAATAGAATAA
- a CDS encoding DUF1338 domain-containing protein, with amino-acid sequence MTTTQIFDKLWNEYTERTPSAQKIKDLFTNKGNTVYNDHVAFRTYDDARVNIDVLATPFIEAGYEECGEYTFEAKKLYAKHFEHTTDKNAPRVFISQLKTNEFSDELQATVKRLIDGLSEEDLNPAELVFKGRLWEQPSFEVYEKLQAESEYAAWLYVNGFCSNHFTVDVNKLDTFDSLQEVNEFLKENGFKMNTSGGEIKGTPEQLLEQSSVLADRIPVAFQETTKEITSCYYEFAFRHPMHNGELYSGFIAGSADKIFESTDMKLQ; translated from the coding sequence ATGACTACAACGCAAATATTTGATAAGTTATGGAATGAGTACACCGAGCGTACTCCTTCTGCACAAAAAATAAAAGATTTATTTACCAATAAAGGGAACACAGTGTATAACGATCATGTTGCTTTTAGAACCTACGATGATGCGCGTGTAAACATCGATGTTTTAGCGACTCCGTTTATTGAAGCGGGTTACGAAGAATGTGGAGAGTATACTTTTGAGGCTAAGAAATTATATGCAAAACATTTTGAACATACCACAGATAAAAATGCACCACGTGTGTTTATTAGTCAGTTAAAAACAAACGAGTTTTCTGATGAATTACAAGCTACGGTTAAGCGTTTAATTGACGGATTATCGGAAGAAGATCTAAACCCTGCTGAATTGGTGTTTAAAGGTCGTTTGTGGGAACAACCAAGTTTTGAAGTGTATGAAAAGTTACAGGCTGAGAGCGAGTATGCTGCTTGGTTGTATGTAAACGGATTCTGCTCTAACCACTTTACGGTAGATGTAAACAAGTTAGATACGTTTGATTCGTTACAAGAGGTAAATGAATTTTTAAAAGAAAACGGATTTAAAATGAATACTTCGGGTGGTGAAATTAAAGGAACTCCAGAGCAACTATTAGAGCAATCGAGTGTACTGGCAGATCGAATTCCGGTAGCATTTCAAGAAACTACTAAAGAGATTACTTCTTGCTACTATGAGTTTGCGTTCCGTCACCCAATGCACAATGGCGAATTATATTCTGGTTTTATTGCAGGTTCTGCCGATAAAATTTTTGAAAGTACCGATATGAAGTTACAATAA
- a CDS encoding transposase, protein MVNTFGIHEQSTGRNYLFSPKGRLGLMFLKHYANCSDKKLIEQLNSNLDYQFFCDIELGFERLTNYKIVSQIRCELSEKLEISSVEKVLFSFWKGQIESANQIVMDATCYESELSYPSIQKLLWQSVHWLYKQLQKTCSVLGVKMIRSKYLKWKKRYQGFSKMRRKTKSKRISLTRALLKLLLKFINFKKELQIHSNLEFTPQYYKRITTIQKIYEQQKHHFDTGEKIKDRIVSIHKDYIRPIVRGKEVKPVEFGAKVNKVQIDGISFIEHINFNAFHEGNRFIQTVQKVQGLTRKKVKIAGADKIYATNKNRKYCSSKAIQTDFIPKGKKSKNHKEKQKLRAIISKERATRLEGSFGKDKEHYHLKKIKAKTKKNEILWIFFGIHTGNALEIGRRKAREIDKKTA, encoded by the coding sequence TTGGTAAATACTTTTGGTATCCACGAACAATCAACAGGGCGAAACTATCTTTTTAGTCCTAAAGGGAGGCTTGGTTTAATGTTTTTGAAGCATTACGCTAATTGTTCAGATAAGAAATTAATAGAGCAATTAAATTCTAATCTTGATTATCAATTTTTTTGTGATATTGAACTAGGATTTGAACGTTTGACCAATTATAAAATAGTAAGTCAAATACGTTGTGAATTATCAGAGAAATTAGAGATTAGTTCAGTTGAAAAAGTTCTTTTTTCTTTTTGGAAAGGTCAAATAGAGAGCGCCAATCAAATAGTTATGGATGCAACTTGTTATGAGAGTGAACTATCTTATCCTAGCATTCAAAAATTACTTTGGCAGTCTGTGCATTGGCTTTATAAACAACTACAAAAAACCTGCTCAGTGTTAGGAGTTAAAATGATTCGAAGTAAGTATTTGAAATGGAAGAAACGGTATCAAGGGTTTAGTAAAATGCGAAGAAAAACCAAATCAAAACGAATCTCATTAACTAGAGCATTATTAAAATTACTATTGAAGTTTATCAATTTTAAAAAAGAACTACAAATCCATTCTAACCTAGAGTTTACCCCACAATATTATAAGAGAATAACTACAATTCAAAAGATTTACGAGCAACAAAAGCATCACTTTGATACAGGAGAGAAAATAAAGGATAGAATTGTGAGTATTCATAAGGATTATATTCGTCCTATTGTCAGGGGAAAAGAAGTAAAACCTGTTGAATTTGGAGCAAAAGTGAACAAAGTTCAAATAGACGGGATTAGTTTTATAGAACACATCAATTTTAATGCTTTTCACGAGGGAAATCGTTTTATACAAACGGTTCAAAAAGTGCAAGGATTAACTCGAAAGAAAGTAAAAATAGCTGGAGCAGATAAAATTTATGCCACCAATAAAAACAGAAAATACTGTAGTTCTAAAGCTATACAAACAGACTTTATTCCTAAGGGGAAAAAATCTAAAAACCACAAAGAAAAACAGAAACTTAGAGCTATTATTTCCAAAGAAAGAGCTACAAGATTAGAAGGGTCTTTTGGTAAGGATAAAGAACATTATCATTTAAAAAAGATAAAGGCTAAAACTAAAAAAAATGAGATTCTTTGGATTTTCTTTGGAATACACACAGGGAACGCACTTGAAATTGGTCGTAGAAAAGCGAGAGAAATAGACAAAAAAACAGCCTAA
- a CDS encoding Cj0069 family protein, with protein MKKHVVILEARGGSDKGPYGFRKDSKPIIDSFKKRGWSAEIIFYRDEDRGEIYRYIHEKADAYISRVNPGNLPDETGYFQMLKELVSNGIEGLPHPDAMVAYGAKNSVEKLKGTDIVPEDVYAYYDFDTLKENLPKSLAKGVRVIKQNRGSTGEGIWRVEVIEKDKYKGKIPLDAKLKLTEAKDNHTEEKSLQDFLEFCIQYLEGPNGMLLDMPFLDRIIEGEIRVLMLRNKVVNVVHKKPAQTKDAFSATLFSGAKYRYDKPDKWPELVKLVEGMVPTMQKRLGNYDLPLIWTADFILDTDKKTGNDKYVLGEINASCVGFTTSLELSEDIADEVLALLDAESAVNNRWAAFTR; from the coding sequence ATGAAAAAACACGTCGTAATTTTAGAAGCTAGAGGTGGATCTGACAAAGGCCCCTATGGATTTAGAAAAGATTCTAAACCAATTATTGATTCCTTTAAAAAAAGAGGATGGTCAGCAGAAATTATCTTTTATCGAGATGAAGATAGAGGAGAAATTTATCGCTACATACATGAAAAAGCCGATGCCTATATTAGTAGAGTAAATCCAGGTAACTTACCCGATGAAACAGGCTACTTCCAAATGCTAAAAGAACTTGTTTCTAATGGAATTGAGGGGCTTCCTCATCCTGATGCTATGGTAGCCTATGGTGCCAAAAATTCAGTTGAAAAACTTAAAGGAACCGATATTGTACCCGAAGATGTATATGCTTATTACGATTTTGATACGCTTAAAGAAAACCTTCCTAAAAGTTTAGCAAAGGGCGTACGAGTAATCAAACAAAATAGAGGATCTACTGGTGAGGGAATTTGGAGAGTTGAAGTTATAGAAAAAGACAAATACAAAGGAAAAATTCCTTTAGATGCAAAACTAAAATTAACTGAAGCTAAAGACAATCATACCGAAGAAAAATCACTTCAAGATTTTCTTGAATTTTGTATTCAATACCTTGAGGGACCCAATGGAATGCTCTTAGATATGCCCTTTTTAGATAGAATTATCGAAGGAGAAATAAGGGTGTTAATGTTAAGAAACAAGGTTGTAAACGTAGTACATAAAAAACCAGCACAAACCAAAGATGCTTTTTCGGCTACTCTTTTCTCTGGGGCTAAATATCGTTATGATAAACCAGATAAATGGCCAGAACTTGTAAAACTAGTAGAAGGAATGGTACCTACCATGCAAAAAAGACTTGGTAATTACGACTTACCCTTAATCTGGACAGCAGACTTCATTTTAGATACTGATAAGAAAACAGGTAATGATAAATATGTTTTAGGAGAAATTAACGCATCTTGTGTAGGTTTTACCACCTCTCTTGAGTTGAGTGAAGACATTGCTGATGAAGTTCTTGCTTTACTCGATGCTGAATCGGCTGTTAACAATCGGTGGGCTGCCTTTACAAGATAA
- a CDS encoding YgaP family membrane protein, whose protein sequence is MKKNMGSTDKIIRLIIAAVIVILYFTGTISGILGTVLLILAGVFVLTSLVGFCPLYSPFGINTCSVKK, encoded by the coding sequence ATGAAAAAAAATATGGGATCAACAGACAAGATAATTAGACTAATAATCGCTGCGGTTATTGTAATTCTTTATTTTACAGGAACAATTTCTGGCATCTTAGGAACGGTACTTTTAATACTGGCTGGAGTATTTGTTTTAACTAGTTTGGTTGGGTTCTGCCCGCTCTATTCTCCTTTTGGAATCAATACTTGCTCTGTTAAAAAATAA
- a CDS encoding Crp/Fnr family transcriptional regulator translates to MEIVKTILSFLKPELVELILKESNIQEVPKGTEILREEQYVKVLPIVVEGLVKVYSRFDEKELLLYYIEPSQSCVMSFYAALKNTPSKVFAQTEKDSKIILIPVSYLPTWLREYPGLNELFYEQFNLRYTELLDTISHLLLDKMDKRLYEHLKRKTELINNKSIKISHSQLANELGTAREVVSRVMKKLEIDGKVNQKAGVIKIIE, encoded by the coding sequence ATGGAAATTGTAAAAACTATCTTATCATTTTTAAAACCAGAACTAGTAGAGCTCATACTCAAAGAATCGAATATTCAAGAGGTTCCAAAAGGAACCGAAATTTTAAGAGAAGAACAATATGTAAAAGTATTGCCCATTGTTGTTGAAGGACTTGTTAAAGTGTATTCTCGTTTTGATGAAAAAGAATTACTCCTTTATTATATCGAACCCTCTCAGAGTTGCGTAATGTCATTTTATGCCGCATTAAAAAATACACCAAGTAAGGTATTTGCACAAACAGAAAAAGACTCTAAAATAATTTTAATCCCAGTTAGCTATTTACCTACTTGGTTAAGAGAGTATCCTGGTTTAAATGAACTTTTTTACGAACAATTTAACTTGAGGTATACCGAACTTTTAGACACCATTAGTCATTTACTTTTAGATAAAATGGATAAAAGGTTATATGAGCATTTAAAGAGAAAAACTGAACTTATAAACAATAAATCAATAAAAATAAGTCATAGCCAATTAGCAAACGAATTAGGTACGGCGAGAGAAGTAGTTTCGAGAGTAATGAAAAAACTTGAGATTGACGGTAAAGTCAATCAAAAAGCTGGTGTCATAAAAATTATTGAATAG